In Carcharodon carcharias isolate sCarCar2 chromosome 3, sCarCar2.pri, whole genome shotgun sequence, a single window of DNA contains:
- the LOC121275747 gene encoding zona pellucida sperm-binding protein 4-like, with product MTVTEDLNHQSKMKTDPEILQEKVDLAQVLGFSDAPFIASLAACTKDGRVLIAISKDLTLPPVNLTTVHLKDGHGAECSPIVVSVDTVLFQFAVTECGTTQRLDGVNVVYETDVLAEFEILDAALGSVSRDSPFRLHVQCSYTGSQESEVQLKPRVYTLSPPLPVTEAGILLLELRIARDAAYRSWYVATDYPIVSVLRESVFVEVRVLKRNDPTLVLVLNDCWATPSPEPYSGLRWDLLVNRCPFAGDNYKSRLVPVDAASHLRFPTHHHRFVVSTFTFWERVWARPLSGEVYFHCRAEVCHPSIRENCTAPCSPKRRRSVDDQSGALVTAEGSIIFLGDEERLAVGMEQEEKDAAVDSPSHVVPGLAVGVALLSVTLLVGTVAVWKMDVTDRLGTECSSMEL from the exons CGCCTTTCATTGCCTCTCTTGCAGCTTGTACCAAGGATGGGCGCGTTCTGATCGCCATCTCCAAGGATTTAACGCTGCCTCCTGTAAACCTGACAACGGTGCATCTGAAGGATGGACACGGAGCTGAGTGCAGTCCGATCGTGGTGTCTGTAGACACTGTGCTCTTTCAGTTCGCAGTCACTGAGTGTGGCACTACTCAGCGG CTGGACGGGGTGAATGTGGTGTATGAAACGGATGTGTTGGCTGAGTTTGAGATCTTGGATGCAGCTTTGGGCTCGGTGAGCCGGGACAGTCCCTTCAG GCTCCATGTCCAGTGCAGTTACACGGGAAGCCAGGAGTCTGAAGTGCAGCTGAAGCCCCGAGTTTACACCCTTTCTCCGCCACTGCCTGTCACTGAGGCCGGCATTCTGCTTCTGGAGCTGAGAATAGCGAGAG ATGCTGCCTACCGGAGCTGGTACGTGGCCACTGACTACCCGATCGTCAGTGTGCTCCGGGAGTCCGTGTTTGTGGAGGTTCGTGTCCTGAAGCGGAACGACCCGACCCTGGTGCTGGTCCTCAATGACTGCTGGGCGACCCCCAGCCCCGAGCCGTATTCGGGGCTCCGCTGGGACCTCCTGGTGAACAG GTGTCCCTTTGCTGGTGACAACTACAAAAGCCGCCTGGTCCCGGTAGACGCTGCTTCCCATTTGCGGTTCCCAACTCATCACCATCGCTTTGTAGTGAGCACTTTCACTTTCTGGGAGCGAGTTTGGGCCCGGCCTCTGAGCGGGGAG gtcTACTTCCACTGCAGGGCTGAGGTGTGTCACCCTTCCATCCGAGAGAACTGCACAGCTCCCTGCAGCCCCA AGAGACGAAGAAGTGTTGATGATCAGTCTGGAGCCTTGGTGACTGCTGAGGGCTCCATCATTTTCctgggagatgaggagagattggctgTTGGGATGGAACAGGAAGAGAAAG atgctgcTGTGGATTCCCCCTCCCATGTTGTTCCTGGATTAGCTGTTGGGGTAGCGCTGCTCTCTGTGACCCTGTTGGTTGGGACTGTTGCTGTGTGGAAAATGGATGTGACTGACAGGCTGGGCACTGAGTGCAGCTCAATGGAACTGTAG